In the Flavobacteriales bacterium genome, GGAATTGGGTCTGATCCAAAAGATGCCTGAGGGAATGACCGATGAAGAGGTGATTGCTTCGGGAATGATCGTAAGGGATACCATACAGATTCCCGTCATGGAGGATAAATTCACAAATGAGATCGCCATGAAATCGAGGAAATTCCCATTGGATCTAGAAAAGCTGAAATATGCCCCTAGCTCCGGAGAACCGTGGGAAGTCAAGGCCGGAATGGCCAATTTGGGAGGGGTGGAACAACCTGTATTGGAAGTCACCGACCCGGACCCATTCATGGCTCCCAAGAGTGAAGCATTGAAAATAGGTAGTATGGAAGATGCTCACTTGAATGGTAACTGGAAAGAAGACTGATCTCGACCGATATCTCGAGCATCTGGACCATCCAGCGACCGTACATCTCGGTATCCTGCTCCAAGCTACGTCCTACACCCTCTGTTTCTCGACCATTGATCGCGATGCCGAGATGCACATCTATCGGGAATCCCTTTCTGATTCCCGATTGAACGAACGTTTCTCGACCATAGGCAAGGACTTCGGTTCGGTGACGGTCTACTCTAGCTCCAAAGAAGTCACTCTGGTCCCTGATGGTCTTTTCGATCCAAGCAGGAAAGAAGAATACCTGACACTCATCTTTGGACAAGGAAGACGCAAAGTAGCCTCTACGCATATTGAGAATCTGGACCTTCATTCGATCTACAGTTTGGAGGATGAGGTATACCAAGAACTGATGGGATTCTTTCCTCAGATCAAGGTCAAACATGCCTCGGATCCTGTATTGACCCAAGCCTGGGTCAATCAGTCCTTTTCCAGTGACCATCTTTTCAGGTTGCACGTGCTCGATCAACAACTCTTCGCTATGGTCTTCAAGGGCAAGGAACTACGCTTGTTCAACGTATTCGACATACCGGATGATACCGACCTGGTCTATCATACACTCAACATCATACATGGCATGCGCGTGGACCACGCGCAGGCAGTAATCGTCATCAGCGGTGAATGCAGCGATTCAGATTCTGGACACAAGCTTTTGAAGACCTACTGCCCTCGCTTGCAATACCTATCTGGACCAGTGGACAGTCAAGGAATAGGTGAATTCAGTTTGACCCACTATCGCTATTGCGAATCATAGGCGGTAAATACCGAGGCAAGAAGCTCCCGGTCTCATCCAAACTGGACCTGAGACCCACCACTGATTTTGCCAAAGAGAGCCTCTTCAACCTTGTTCAGAACAAGATCGATCTAGAGGGTGTCTCCTTTGTGGATCTGTTCTCCGGTACTGGCAATATCAGTTTTGAATTGATGAGTCGCGGAGCAGATAGAGGAATCATGGTGGATATCAGTCTCTCCAGTTTCAAGTATCGGGAGAAGGTCCTGCGATCCTTTGACTTCAAAAATGTACGGAATTTGAAATCCGATGTCCTGAAATTCTTGCGTAATCAAGATCGTCAGTATGATCTGATCTTTGCTGACCCCCCCTATAACTACCCCCACCATGAGCGTATTATCGAAGATGTCTTCCAGCATCAACTGTTGAAAGCCGATGGTCTTCTGATCATAGAACACCCTCAGGAGTATACCTTTGAGAAGATGCCACACTTCATTGAGCACAGGAGATATGGCAGGGTCAATTTCTCATTCTTCAAACCTTGAATCATGCGTATAGCAGTTTTCCCAGGATCATTCGACCCATTCACACGAGGGCATGAGTCGGTCGTGCGCAGAGCCTGTGGCCTATTTGACAGGATTGTCATAGGAGTAGGCACTAATACGACCAAGAAATACTATTTCGACCTGGACAAGAGGAAGTCGATGATCGAGCAGGTGTTCAAAGAACTGGAACAAGTGCAGGTGCAGAGCTTCGATGGCCTTACCGTGGATTTCTGCAGAGAAGTCGGGGCCCAATTCATACTTCGCGGTCTTAGAGATGGGAAGGATTTCTTTTACGAGAACAGTATAGCCGTGATGAATCAGAACATGGCGCCTGAAGTAGAGACGGTCTTCCTTCTCACATCGCCTACCACTGCAGGCATCTCTTCCACAATAT is a window encoding:
- a CDS encoding DUF3822 family protein, yielding MVTGKKTDLDRYLEHLDHPATVHLGILLQATSYTLCFSTIDRDAEMHIYRESLSDSRLNERFSTIGKDFGSVTVYSSSKEVTLVPDGLFDPSRKEEYLTLIFGQGRRKVASTHIENLDLHSIYSLEDEVYQELMGFFPQIKVKHASDPVLTQAWVNQSFSSDHLFRLHVLDQQLFAMVFKGKELRLFNVFDIPDDTDLVYHTLNIIHGMRVDHAQAVIVISGECSDSDSGHKLLKTYCPRLQYLSGPVDSQGIGEFSLTHYRYCES
- the rsmD gene encoding 16S rRNA (guanine(966)-N(2))-methyltransferase RsmD translates to MRIIGGKYRGKKLPVSSKLDLRPTTDFAKESLFNLVQNKIDLEGVSFVDLFSGTGNISFELMSRGADRGIMVDISLSSFKYREKVLRSFDFKNVRNLKSDVLKFLRNQDRQYDLIFADPPYNYPHHERIIEDVFQHQLLKADGLLIIEHPQEYTFEKMPHFIEHRRYGRVNFSFFKP
- the coaD gene encoding pantetheine-phosphate adenylyltransferase, with translation MRIAVFPGSFDPFTRGHESVVRRACGLFDRIVIGVGTNTTKKYYFDLDKRKSMIEQVFKELEQVQVQSFDGLTVDFCREVGAQFILRGLRDGKDFFYENSIAVMNQNMAPEVETVFLLTSPTTAGISSTILREILRNNGDIRPFIPEGMKID